Below is a window of Rhodamnia argentea isolate NSW1041297 chromosome 11, ASM2092103v1, whole genome shotgun sequence DNA.
GTTAAGCTCTAGAATACAGCCATGTTATACCAAAGAGCTAGCAAATACCTACCCAAACGTTATCTGAGCAGGAACTACTTTTGATTGATTGTCGTCTGTGGTCATATGCAACACATCTTCAACCAAAAACCCCGTAGATGAAGTACCATTAGAGACATAAACAACTTGATAAGGACATCGGTCGAGAGTGGCAGAGCATCTGAATTGGTGCCTGCAAAGCCCGCCACTGCAGGGAACTATCGTACTTGATGATGATGCATTGGGGCTGTAGATATTGAAATATATCACCTgcatgacaaaaaaatattttttttaagcaattcTTGCTCGAATCAATGTATCAGTACCTTCTGAAAGTTCTACTTCATTTAGCATTCGAACACCTCCTATGGCATGATTTTCAGCCAGGAAAGTTTAGTACACATAATTGCTTGAAATCAAGGATGACAATCTTTTGAAGGACTATGTATAGAACAAATTGATGCAAACAGCAAAATGATAGCaaacttgaaaaataaattggatCAAGAACGGGATCCGAGGGATCAAAAACTACTAATTCAAAAGTAACATTGCAAGCCAAAAATAGTATCCTAGAAGACATCAAGATTcagaaaaggaaagtaaaagaaaCCTCCAACAAAAATTTGTAGCGCCAAAATGAACAGGACGTAACGGCAGATACCTGTCCAGTCGGCAACTTCACTCCCCGCACGCAGCTAATACAATCACAGGGTATCCAGAACAGATCACTCCCAGTGTCGAGTGCCACCAAAAATGACAAACTTGGGGTCCCAACAGAGACATTTGCGTAGTGCAAACTGAAAATGGAGTAAAGCACAGAAATCAACAATTCGCAGCTAATACCCAAAACTCAAAAGACTTTAAACATCAGCATCCCCTCCTAGGCTGGTAGCTATAAGAACAGAAGGAGGAAAACCTTCTCCCAGTGAAATCGGGAGAATCCCACTTTAGATAAATCAAGAACGAAGGCACGTACTAGCCGAACGATTTGAGCCGGTACGTCTCGTTCCCGCCGTCGAAAGTGATCGCCGCCCGATCGCCCGCCGCAGCGAGGCGACGGCCGTGGACTAGCCGGTCGCGGTGGGCCATGGCGGCGTAGTACTCCGGGCTCCCCCTCTCGGGCAGCTCGTCCTCACCGGCGACGGCCAGCATGGCCTTGACCCGATCGGAGGACCGGTGGTGGATGTCGAAGCCGAAAGTTCCGGCCCCGCCGCAGCTGCGTACGCACAGACAGGCCACGGTCAGGCAACAGAAGACCAAGTCGGCCAAGAAGAAGACGCGGCCGCGGGTGGCACAAGCCATGAATTCAGAGCCGCGAGGCCGCGAAGCacagagagagagcgcgcgggGTTTCGTGGGGGAGGCGGGCGGGGCGTAAGATATTCTGCGGAATTTGTCAGTCGGAGgggagatggagaagaagagagtCGAAGGGTGGGGACGACGGGTCTTTTCGGACACGACAGTTTccggttagagagagagagagagagagagggaggggggttcAAAGTCAATTTGAGCAGCGGAAGTGCTGTCTGTCGTTTTCTCATTTGCGAGAAACGAGAGCAGGTGGGAAATTGTTCGccccaaaaacgacgacgtgcCGAGGAATGGGCCCACGTCATTACTTATACCGAGTGACGTGGTGTTCgtgttttttttgtgtgtgtgtgtgtggctaTTTTTTTAGTTTCGTAGCTCCCTCGTGCCCGTGCCCATATGCTCTTTCGAGAAACGGTCGAGCTCTCTAGTTTAAGGTTACCCGATCTGAAAATCCGATATCTCCACTCTCTATATATCATCACTTGCTCGTATTCTCATTATTTTTAAAACGCGCCGTGCTAATTCAAAAGCCTCGTCAAATATCTCGTCATATAATATTCGAGACACGTCTAAAAGTCTAAGAATTTTTCGGACACAGCTTTATAAAATTGTGGCCATGCATATACTAGGTCAAGCTGAGAATTGGACATCAATTTTCCTCCTCCAACTAGTCCGAGGAGACGCCATGAATGATTGACCAATTTGCCATAGCGCAATTTCCGGAAGAAACATGGAAAAGGCCTCGCGGTTTTTAATGCTTGATCGAACATTTAAAGTCAAAAAGGACGAGAAAAGTTAAAAAGCAGATGTGCGGCGGGGGGGATTCACTTTCTCAAAATTAAAAGAGCATGCTTTATGGAAGGGGAAAATCGTAATCCGTGTGGCATTACTCGCAGAGCGTTCTACTTTTACTTGCTATATCAAGAGGTAATTAGACATTCGAAGGGAAAATTTATCATGCTGATGTGCAGGTACGGTTTATTTTTACTCgatgattttaatttttcggcAAGCATCTCGAATTCGAAAGCCGATATATGTCTAAGGATGCCAAGTGGCAGGGGCTAATTAGGGTTTTCGAGATTTATCGTGATAGTGTATTTGCCCAATTTAGGTTCTTATGGTAAGTACTAAGTTCGTTCATCAATTGGGAAAATTGAAGAAGactcgagtcgagtcgagtcgagtcaacAGGCTAAATATCCGCCCAACGTAACGTGCGGGTTAAGTCACCGAGGAAGCTTCCTAGAACGAGACCTAGTAATTAATTGCACGAAATTGACTAAATCGGATGCTTACCATTCAAAGAGGCGAAATGCGTGACTAGGGTCGAAAGGGGCTTCAATTCTCCGTCATTAAATCAAATCAAGGGGACTTAGTGAGCAGACTcttctaattaacctaatttaacttCTCCACGCGTCGTGACGTACCAAAATCGATGGGAAAATTGGTTTGCATGACGAATTTTGGGCGTATGCTTTTGCTAGAGTATTGTGCTAGTAGCATCTTTTTGTACTTGGGGTGCGTTTGGGAACCACTTTGCAAAGGGGTTTTGGACCTCTAAAATTCCTTGGGGAATAATTCGGgcgtttggaaaaaaaataatttgtgaccATCTTGGGGACCGCCTTggatttttcaacattttcaaaaggGCACTTCTCaggattgatcattttttttcccccaaaactAACATCAcctatattttcattttccgatTTTTCCCTAATAAGAATTATTCATCTTCTCCGAGTCGTGGACGTGGTTCGCCGGAGAAGCTCCGTCGAATGATCTACAAGATGGGCGCCGGTTGTCGCAGAATCACCTCCTAATTGGAAATGCCAGAATTCTTACAAATGATCTGCGAGACCATGGAAGCCTCACTGCGAGTCACCTGAGgttggagggagagagagagcaaaagtcCTTTACACTCATGATTTTTCCAAACACTATTTAACGCAAAGTTGCTTCcccatgcattctttaattacGCTTCACCAAATATTTACATTACGAGAAACCCCTTTAGCCTAAAATTCTTTGCATTTCACCCAAAAACTTCTTGTAAAAGCCCAACCAAATGCAGTcttaattttggttttttctctACAATGTATTTTCACCACTCATATACATGTCTATCTGCCATTGTTTTACCAGAATAAACCAAGTCGATTTATTGTCCGGATTGGTAGGAGACTAATCGTGTGGGTATGTGTTATATGTCTTTTTATCAAGTTGTGGTTGCCAAAATGCAATTGttttaaggaaaaattccaaataaaggtctaaagtactatcattttctcaaataaatgttTGAAGtagaccttgtttcaaataagcatGCAAAGCGTCCTcgttatttcaaagaatggcctGGCGAAGGGTATTTTCgacatttacattttttttgatttccccatttttcttttctattttccttattttatttatttatcttccTTCTCGCTGGTGGCCGATCTCAAGTGATGGTTGGCCACCAGCGAGCATTGGGCGAGGCCGCCTTCACCAAATCTCACGAGGCAACCCCTTGCCCTGCCCAAGCGATGTCGCCCTCGACGCATGCACTTGCGAGGAACACTCTTGAATTGGAACGGATGATCTCCACTCTTGGATGCCATGCTTGCCCCATAACTGGAATTGGACATGAACTTCTTAATGGAAATCAATGAAGCGTGTAGGGGAAGTAAAAAGCTTACAAGACACGATTGGGACGTTTATCATAAACAAAGACAAGTactaaaaatagaaaacctACTCTAATTTGGATTTGAGTTTCAAACTTAGTCAAAATCCAACCCTAATGAGTTGGGCATAAATCACATGTCCAATGCGGCGTTGGACGAGTTGGTTGAGCTTCTTGGGCTTTATAaagttaaaccgatgaggtcaCAAGTTCGACTCCCAACAATTACGTCTTGGGGCATTTACCTGGTGGCATTGGCAAACCTCCACCACTCCGAGGAATAGTTCATTACACGTGGAAAACCTcagttataaaaataaaataaaaaaactttacAAGGCTACGATCTCACAATTTCCGGTTTGTCCAGCTTACATGCATCTCCATatatttacaaaagaaaaagaagccgaaaacgaaaaaaagaaaaattctcatGAGTTGTCCAAAACGataatgataaataaataaaaaaagaaaatggggcTAGAGCCATGGTAGCTACGTTGGAGTCTCAAACCGGAGAGGCCGAgggaaaattgaatttgtcGGAGAGCTTGGTGGGCGGGAATGGCGAGAGAAGCTCCATCTGGCGGATGAACCGGACGTCGTGAACCAGCGGATTATCAGTTCTTGTGGGCGGCGACCCCACGCCACACGGTGGGGAACACCCGGCGCCCGGGCTTTCATCCTCGTCACCCGTCTGGATAACGAGGCCAACCTTGTCTCCAACCGGGTCCGCCGTCGCACTTCTTGCGTCGCCATTCTGCTGGCTGCAGGCGGAAAAACAAGAATCGTAACAGGAAAGAATTGGAAGTGAGCGGTTGAATCAACCCCCTTTTGAAGTTTTCACAGCCTAGAGGACAATGCAAGGGTGCCGAACCAGTGTTTGCTGCATCTAAGGGACTTGAGGAGGTCCGGCGTCGCCGACCGGAGCCGTCGGGGCTTCGGACAGATCGGCCGCTTCATGTTCTCGAGCTCACGAGTTCTCATCTCCACAGTGGGATCGACCAGACCAACCTCCAACGCTAAATGGTGCATTGTTGTCTCGAAATCGAATCCAGAACTGAATTTGTGTTAGGAGTTGTGGGTATGGGGCTGATTAGAACTTCTCCTATTTATTGATATCAATCACATGTTACAAAcacctgagagagagagagagagattatggtGAAGCCACATTGGACGTTAGACCCAGTTCAAGTGAAGAAGATAGCCAGTCTGCTTGGCTACGAGTTAACATAGGGATTggtctttttcacttttgaccCAGTTGAAACATGAGATCCTACGAATTCTCTCCGCCTCGTGTTGGCCTACTTTCAATTTGGTCCTAGCAAATTCTCATGCTCATAAGGTGACACGAGAGTAAATTTGAAGGAAGTTCAGGTGAACAAAAACGTGCTCAATCTTCCCTGCTCTTGAAagagggttaaaaaaaaaaagttaaaaaacttTCCACATAGAAGAAACGTAATCTAAAGGAGACCATTTTGAAAGCAGAAGAATGTTCAATTCTCGTGACTTGAGAAAGTGTTTATGGTTATCTTCGGGAGTAACTTTAGAGCCGGACCTCTTCTATTTAAGGAGacacatcttcttcttcaccgcaGATTGATGAGAGCCGTCAGCGCTCGAAACCTTTGTGTGGCACGAAAATTGCAAATTCAATGGCGATCTTATTTCATCACCATCCATACCTGTACTTCTCATATTGCGAGATAAGAACCGTCTGCGACGTGCAAATTGTAGAGCGTCTGTATATCATTACCATTCATAGTAAACCATTCATCAGTTATCTCAATCATTGAAGGAAAGTAAAACCATGAATTCCTTGTCTCCTTTCATGAAGACAAATGGTCCATTCCTGACAAACTAGTCTTCGATCGAACATCCGGAGATGGTTTACCTTGAGAACTAGAAGTCGCAAAAATTGTACCACCATGCAGTTAAGTATACAATATTCCTACCCATTACTTGCCACAGAAGACCCACTTCAAGGGATAAAAGAACCAGACAGATAGATCACTCCCACCAAATCATAACAGGCATTACAGACAATTTGGTAAACCAAACGAGTCACAACATACGCACCTTTATACCAGGGAGGGACAAACCTACATGAGATCAACAAGATATGTATAGACACAAGTAAAACCGGGGACCAAGCAATGCAGCAAAAACGGCAAGTTAGAAATTGCGAATAGGGAGCGTGCAAATAAGTTAATGAGCTAATGAACAGCATTGGAGAACGGCCTTATCTATAATAAGTATCCCAATCAAATTTGGGACATGAGAACACCTCGTAATCGATAGGCCCATCTATGACACTGTCAATAGATTGTATGCCTTCCAACAGGGctggctgaaaattatcgccaTCGGACGGCAACAACTTATACACTACTAACATTCCAAGCGTAAATATGGCTTGCAGCTTTGTGGAGTCTCCTTGGACTGAAAAGTACAAGAGCATTGCAAGGAGAAAGAGATCGACACAAAGTCGCATGATGCTCAACACGGAGTCCATTAACCTCCCGTCGTTGCCAGCAGGAAACCCCCGAACTCTATAAACAAATAGAAAGTTGTACTTGTCAACCACATATCTGTACCCGAAATAGATCGCACCGACAGGGACCACGAGAGGAGCGAATGAGGAATATATCATGGTCAGGGCAAATATCGTCAAATTAAATGCATAATACTGAGCAAAGTCGAACGTCTGCTTTGGCACCGGTGAGGCTCCATTGGTCGGATATTCAGTAAGATCCTGGCCGGGTAGGTCGACAGCACTGAATCTAGGGGTGTCATAAACAGTTTCAGAGACGAGGGGTCTCCGAAGACTATTTGTTTCCTGCTGTTCGAGGGGACGATCCTCACTTTGCTCAGGAACCAGCTGAAGCATGTCATTCTTCCGAAGCTTCTGAatcttcttctttatccaagGGATAGGAGCCAACAAATCGTAAGATATTCCCAAGAATGTGCTGGCGATaagaaatgctagagaggatAGGCATGATCTTGATAAAAAAGATGCGCTAAGGTACTGCTCAATCCTCTTACAGTCTTCTCCGTCCAGATAGCACCTGCCCATGCGAAGGAGAGCACTTTCTAGTGACGATTCCACCAGACCCCTCAAGAGGATGAGATTAACAAGGAAGAAGCACACCATCTTCAGAAGGGCTGCTTTCTGCTCTCCAGACATGGTGAGATGCCTCTCAAACTTGGAGAGATGAGAAAGCACAGATGGTATAATTATGTACATACTCACAAAGATGATGACATTCGGCAAGAACTGAAAAACAACTGAAGCAAGCCAGCTCGAGCTCTGCACCCAGGCCAACCATGACTGAGCATTATCCATGGCTTCCGCATTGATGATTCGCCCAGCACTGTTTATGGCACTGATGACAGCTAGAGGGGAACTGAAGAACACTAACATCAAGAGCAAGCACGTATTCACAAGTACCCTCCGCAGTCTCAGAGAGAACTTTGTCAACCCCAAGTGATTCCAATATATGTCCGTAGCCAACGGTGCTCGCTCAACTTTCCACTGGTTCCTCTGCAGGCGCAACTCCATGACTGAAAAGAACTTCCcaattctcctcttcttctcgctTCTGAAATCCTGAACAGCCTTATTTGCTGTGTACACATCCTTAAACATCACAAATGCAACACCAGCACCGGGTGCACGCCCTTCTTTATAAGCTGCAAGGTCAGTCTCCAGTTCAGCTCTCAATTCCTGCAACCTTCTCAACTTATCCTCATCCGTGTAACCTAATCTATCAGCCACCTGATCCCAACCATGCTTTACGTGCTTCCACATCCAAACAGCCCTAACCCTCACTCCCTCCCAAAAATCACCCCCATGTTCCAAATCTTCACCATCTCCAGGTAAAAGCCTTGAGTCCATCCTCGCAACCAACCAAGAAATCTCATCCCTTACTCTAACCAGTTCCAAGGCCAAATCATCCAATGCAGACAAATCCATAGGTAATATTAACTTATAAAGCTTCCCCGG
It encodes the following:
- the LOC125312872 gene encoding uncharacterized protein LOC125312872; the protein is MHHLALEVGLVDPTVEMRTRELENMKRPICPKPRRLRSATPDLLKSLRCSKHCQQNGDARSATADPVGDKVGLVIQTGDEDESPGAGCSPPCGVGSPPTRTDNPLVHDVRFIRQMELLSPFPPTKLSDKFNFPSASPV
- the LOC115736495 gene encoding CSC1-like protein At4g35870 translates to MADMLAPPPSPSASGDGEGADAWYGSIQYLLNISAIGAFCCVFIFLFLKLRSDHRRMPGPAALATKLLAVWHATGREIARHCGADAAQFLIIEGGSCSLLLLIAILSVFVLLPINLYCGDAVLNDQFSKMTISHITKGSGLLWVHFFFVVIVVVLVHFGINAIEGRLRVTRFRDGNGNPSYPGTSSSAIFTVMVQGLPKTLGVDSQELQEYFQHKYPGKLYKLILPMDLSALDDLALELVRVRDEISWLVARMDSRLLPGDGEDLEHGGDFWEGVRVRAVWMWKHVKHGWDQVADRLGYTDEDKLRRLQELRAELETDLAAYKEGRAPGAGVAFVMFKDVYTANKAVQDFRSEKKRRIGKFFSVMELRLQRNQWKVERAPLATDIYWNHLGLTKFSLRLRRVLVNTCLLLMLVFFSSPLAVISAINSAGRIINAEAMDNAQSWLAWVQSSSWLASVVFQFLPNVIIFVSMYIIIPSVLSHLSKFERHLTMSGEQKAALLKMVCFFLVNLILLRGLVESSLESALLRMGRCYLDGEDCKRIEQYLSASFLSRSCLSSLAFLIASTFLGISYDLLAPIPWIKKKIQKLRKNDMLQLVPEQSEDRPLEQQETNSLRRPLVSETVYDTPRFSAVDLPGQDLTEYPTNGASPVPKQTFDFAQYYAFNLTIFALTMIYSSFAPLVVPVGAIYFGYRYVVDKYNFLFVYRVRGFPAGNDGRLMDSVLSIMRLCVDLFLLAMLLYFSVQGDSTKLQAIFTLGMLVVYKLLPSDGDNFQPALLEGIQSIDSVIDGPIDYEVFSCPKFDWDTYYR